GCAGGCGCACGTACGCGCGCTCGCCGCCGAGCTGGGCCTGCTGGTCACCGGCTCCTCCGACTTCCACGGCACCCACAAGAGTGTCCAGCTCGGCGCGTTCAGCACAGGTGTCGAGGCGTACGAGCGGATCGTCGCCGCGGGGGTGACCGAGGTCGCTTCGGGCTGATCCGCGTATTTCGCCCACCACGCCACGGCTAGGTTGATCACGTGGATCTGAAGCTGTTCGGCGAGGTTTTCGTGACCCTGCTGGTGATCACCGACCCGCCGGGCATGATGCCGATCTTCCTGGCGCTGACCGGGCCGCTGCCCGCACGGGACCGCAACCGGGCGGCCTGGCAGGCAGTCGCGCTGGCCCTCGGCGTGATCGTGATCTTCGCGGTGGCCGGACAGACCCTGCTCGACTACCTGCACGTGGACCTGCCCGCGTTGCAGGCCGCCGGTGGGCTGCTGCTCGTCCTGGTCGCCCTGGAGCTGCTGACCGGCAAGGCCGACGACCCCAGCCAGCAGGTCACCTCGAACATCGCGCTCGTGCCGCTGGGCACCCCGTTGCTGGCCGGTCCGGGCGCCATCGTGGCGACAATGCTCTTCGTCCAGCAGGCCGACGGGCTGGGGGACTTCACCGCCATCGCCGTCGCCATCCTCGCCGTCATGGTCGCGGTCTGGATCGTGCTGCGCTTCTCCGGCGGCATCGTGAAGATCCTGCGCCCCGGCGGCATCGAGGTGTTGACCCGGATCGCCGGCCTGCTCCTGGCCGCGATCGCCGTACAGCTCATCGCCGACGCGGTGGCGGCGTTCGTGACGCAGTACGTGAACATGGCCTGACCGGCGCACCCGGAATGTCGGCGGTGGGTGGCAGGATCGCAGGCGTGCGACGAGCCTCTTCAGCCGGACGACCCGCCGCGGGCGGTCGGGCCCCTCAGCAGCGCCCCGGTGGTGCCGAGCAGCTCGGCTTCGAGGGGATGCCGGAACGACTGTTCGTCTGCACCCCGAGCAAGCTCGGCGCGTACGCGGACTGCCCCCGCCGCTACCGCTACTCGTACGTCGACCGGCCCGCACCGCAGAAGGGCCCGCCGTGGGCGCACAACTCGCTCGGCGCCAGCGTGCACACAGCCCTGAAGAACTGGTACGCGCTGCCCGCCGACCGACGCCGCCCCGAGGCACTCGCCACCCTGCTCAAGGGCACCTGGGTGCGCGAGGGTTACCGCGACGACGAGCAGGAGCGGGCCGCCTACCGGCGGGCGCTGGGCTGGCTGGAGGCGTACGTCGAGACGTTGGACCCGGAGGCCGACCCGCTCGGTGTCGAGCGGGTGGTGGCGGTCAAGACGGCAGTGCTTGCCTTCAACGGCCGCGCGGACCGCATCGACTCGCGCCCCGGGCCGGAGGGGCCGGAGCTGGTCATCGTCGACTACAAGACGGGCCGCACCGGGTTGGACACCGACGACGCCCGGGGCTCGCAGGCTCTGGCGCTCTACGCGTACGCGGCCGAGCGGGTGTTCCGCCGGCCGTGTCGCCGGGTGGAGCTGCACCACCTGCCGACAGGCACGGTCGCCGGCCACGACCACACAGCCGAGTCGTTGACCCGCCAGTTGACCCGGGCCGAGGACACGGCCCGCGACATCATGGCCGCCGAGCGGGCGGTCGCCGACGGCGGCGACGCCGACGAGGCGTTCCCGGTGGCCCCCGGCCCGCGCTGCGGTTGGTGCGACTACCGGCGGCACTGCCCGACCGGGGCGCAGACGCCGGGCAAGGAGCCGTGGGCGGCCGTGGACCGCTCCGTCGAGGGCTGACGCGGCCGGCCCGCACCGGCCCTCGCGGCGGGCGGCCCGCACCGGCCCTCGCGGCGGGCCGGCCCGCATCGGCCCTCGCGGCGGGCGGCCCGCACCGGCCCTCGCGGCGGGCGGCCCGCACCGGCCCTCGCGGCGGGCCTGGCCGCACCTGTGCCCTTCGGTCGGCCCGCAGCTGATCCCGGGGGGAGGGCGTGGTCGGTCAGCCGGCCAGTGGGGTCGCGGTGTGCCGTTCGGCCCGCTCCCTGGCGGCCTGCACCAACGGCCCCTCGAAGTAGCGGCGCGGCACCGCCCCGAGCGCCAGGCGCAGGGCGCGCAGGGTGAGGTCCGCCGACAACTCGGTGGTGGGCAGCCCCAATCCGCCGTACATCCGCCGGGCCCACGGAGGCAGCAGCGCGAGCGCGGTGCCGGCGATCCCCAGGTACGCCCAGCGCGGCGGGCCGAGGGTGAGGCCCAGCCGGGCCGGCAGGCTGAGCTTCCACGGCAGCGGTGGGGCGGTGAGGAAGAGCGCCGTCTCGGCGGCCTCCCGGGTCATCCGCAGCTCCGGCCGCACGGCGCGGTAGTACGCCTCCACCTCGGCAGCGGTGCCCGGGACCGTGGCCGGGTCCAGCCCGACCAGGGCGGCCGACCGACGCTGCTCGGTGTAGTAGCCCGTCCACCTCGTCGTCGGTGAGCGGCAGACCCGCCCGCCGTGCCGTGCTGAGGAACGATTCGACCTCGGAGACGTGCACCCAGCGCAGCAGGTCCGGGTCGTCGATCCGGAACTGCTCGCCGGTGCCGGGGTCGGTGGCCCGCAGCCGGGCGTGCAGGCGACGCAGTCGCGCCCCGGCCTGCTCCGCCTCGGCAGTGGTGCCGTAGACGGTGG
The DNA window shown above is from Micromonospora lupini and carries:
- a CDS encoding MarC family protein; this encodes MDLKLFGEVFVTLLVITDPPGMMPIFLALTGPLPARDRNRAAWQAVALALGVIVIFAVAGQTLLDYLHVDLPALQAAGGLLLVLVALELLTGKADDPSQQVTSNIALVPLGTPLLAGPGAIVATMLFVQQADGLGDFTAIAVAILAVMVAVWIVLRFSGGIVKILRPGGIEVLTRIAGLLLAAIAVQLIADAVAAFVTQYVNMA
- a CDS encoding RecB family exonuclease encodes the protein MSAVGGRIAGVRRASSAGRPAAGGRAPQQRPGGAEQLGFEGMPERLFVCTPSKLGAYADCPRRYRYSYVDRPAPQKGPPWAHNSLGASVHTALKNWYALPADRRRPEALATLLKGTWVREGYRDDEQERAAYRRALGWLEAYVETLDPEADPLGVERVVAVKTAVLAFNGRADRIDSRPGPEGPELVIVDYKTGRTGLDTDDARGSQALALYAYAAERVFRRPCRRVELHHLPTGTVAGHDHTAESLTRQLTRAEDTARDIMAAERAVADGGDADEAFPVAPGPRCGWCDYRRHCPTGAQTPGKEPWAAVDRSVEG